CGCTCCTCGTCCATCAGGCCCAGGAAGTACTCGGTGGACAGGCACGTGAAGCACGGCCAGGTGGGGTCGATGCGCGCGAGCGTCTCGAGGACGACCGCCTTGCGCTCGGCCGCCCAGCCCGGGCCGTCCGCGCGCCCATAGCAGCCGGCCACGTCCTGGGTGACGCAGACGCTCTGGGGGCACTCGCGCGTGTCCTCGCGGTGGGCGAGCTCCAGGAGCGAGATCGACTCGGAGAGCCACTCCCCCGGCTCGGAGCGGTGGAAGATGCGGCTCTGCAGGTTCCAGTGCCGGAAGAAGACCTCCAGCCACGGGCTCTTCGTCTGGCGGGCGAGCGCGAGCGCCTCGGGGATGAGGGCGTCCACCTGCACGTGGGCGTCATTCGTGACGAGGGTGGGCAGCCGATCGATGAGCTCGGCGAGGCGCTCGTTCCCCGTGCGGCGTGCTTCGGCTTCGGCTTCGTTCACCCACTTCCAGATGTCCATGACGGGCGTGTTTCCTCGAAAAAGGTCGGGGGATGGATCAGACGGAGGGAGGGAGCAGCGCGCACAGGGCCGCGGAAATGCCTTCCAGGGCGGAGGCCACGCCGGGTGCGCCGGCGCGCTCGTCGCGGTGGGAGAGGAGCGTGCACAGGCCGGAGAGGAGCCGCCCGGCGGAGCGTGCCCGGTCCTCGGGGGCCGCGAGCAGCGCCTGCAGCGTGGGGGCGTCCATATTGAGGTAGAGGCGAGCCTGGGCGCGGGAGGTGATGGTGGCGGTGAAGCCGCGCGCCAGCGACAGCACCGCGGCCCCGATGCGCTTGTCCGCCGCATCCGCCTCGAGCCGGGCCTTCAGCTCGGCCTCCCGGTCCGGCACCAGCACCAGGGGCAGGGCGGAAGGGGAGAAGCGGCTCGGCACCAGCTCCACGCCTTCCTGCGCGAAGAGGGCGCGCAGCCGCTCCTCCTGCGCGGGCTCCAGTTGGACGCGGGGGAAGAGGGCCGCGTTGCCCTCGCGCGTGCCCAGTTGCAGCACGGGCAGCCCCTGGCGCTCGGCCCACCTCCGGGTGAAGGGCAGCGCGGCGTAGCGGCCCGAGTCCACCACCGGGACGCCGAGCGCGCGGCAGAGCACCTCCTCGGGCCCTCCGCTCTCTCCCGTGGAGGCATGCAGCCGCCCCCCGCTGCGACGATGCACCGCGGGCAGGGTGAGGTCGCCCTCGGTGGTGGGCACCTTGAGCGCGTCCGCGAGCAGGGTGAAGAGCCGCTCGTCACACAGGGCCGCCCCGAGCAGGGCCTCGTTGTGCCGCTGCAGCAGCCGCCGCCAGGTGGGCTCGTCCTCGCGGGCCAGCCGGGACAGCCCGTCGATGAGGCACTCGCGCACCTGCTCCGCCGTCACGTCGAAGGCCGCGTCGCGCTGGACGTCCTCACGGCTCGCCGTGGGGGTGAGCGTGTCCGCTTCGAGCACGCCGCCCACGAAGCCGGCCCACTCCGGGAGCAGCTCGCGTGCGTCGCGGCTCACCAGCATGCCGCGCACGAAGACGGACAGGTTGCGGTT
This is a stretch of genomic DNA from Archangium violaceum. It encodes these proteins:
- a CDS encoding ATP-binding protein, with amino-acid sequence MSPVAELVRTQVDLGGLMRVLANNMYSTPEVVVRELVQNAHDSCTRRRLEDASAPEARILVVPDAAAGTLSIVDNGAGLTREEIDRYLATVGAGYTGRLRAAGADAGLIGQFGIGFLSAYVVSTRVDLYTTSFQTPQEGWHFSSAGGERYTVTPHAAQNVGTRVVLQLSERFRPLCDAPTLEALLQRYCCLLPLAIHVSSPERPAINRPPPPWREAEAHSPLRRRSLERAFAARFERRFEPLCTLPVTPGNGGGARGLLWLHDGATYGTSDNRNLSVFVRGMLVSRDARELLPEWAGFVGGVLEADTLTPTASREDVQRDAAFDVTAEQVRECLIDGLSRLAREDEPTWRRLLQRHNEALLGAALCDERLFTLLADALKVPTTEGDLTLPAVHRRSGGRLHASTGESGGPEEVLCRALGVPVVDSGRYAALPFTRRWAERQGLPVLQLGTREGNAALFPRVQLEPAQEERLRALFAQEGVELVPSRFSPSALPLVLVPDREAELKARLEADAADKRIGAAVLSLARGFTATITSRAQARLYLNMDAPTLQALLAAPEDRARSAGRLLSGLCTLLSHRDERAGAPGVASALEGISAALCALLPPSV